One window of the Methanomassiliicoccaceae archaeon DOK genome contains the following:
- a CDS encoding MMPL family transporter: MAYDRLADAIIKHAKLILVAWIVILLVAAVPAINAFSNMSYDMNEMGIDESESMKGLEIIGTYFPSSDADASALPMLVVGYDDAEEHDQALAIVSALQEKRGEFFVYTDEDGTIHEKISSISAMMDTGVTNDPETGEETIVPGILVLSLSYSSDWTGNVIDDTPVLRDQIAAALADYETENNTEFTLSTYLTGNPAVSYDMENGAMEDISHIDIFTVLMILILVGLFFRSFITSAMPPVTMGVAFAVTMGLIYGLMYFMDIFFITEIMLLVSMMGAGCDYCIFILARYREERRDGKDHHAALHSAIKWAGESITISGASVIIGFGAMSICSFSMISTMGICLALGIIIALLAALTFIPSLLEVVGDRIFWPTKMKEYEEGGKATRGWFAWSSRVGHKYFDISSKFTLKHAKAIAIVAVLVTVPAAYVALESDTSYDMTSSLMTGDSEKGMDLIGEYADQGMIYPNYVLLEYDEPVATVDIAYDITGQPAGYTLTWNDNWLNNQKQALQEMSSKFQEDENITSVLTPYEWSDVIAASGQNVDISMSDLIALASTDPMAALSYLNAAQAVVDYAQQNAYATVAIVLENMFPAMVQEYRANLEAMLAMSGSDITIPEFLKDPIATFMLVTSGGASIDYIVNSNLGYIGGDFANSETGTGNVTYVKVSASTHEAAMSQRSMDSIAYMQNVVNDVTGSMVGVTATWVTGTAVVMYDISEIISGEFTQIEILVVILIIILLFFVMRSYTIPLRSVATILMSICWTLAATHLIFGDEVTWLIPLILLVICLGLGMDYDILLTTRIKENVRAHGMSNDEAIHHAVVHSGSVITICGLIMGGAFGTLMLSSMGMLQQFGFALCFAILCDALIVRTYIVPAVMHLLGDWNWKGPRFLMTKAEREQLDQKKSE; the protein is encoded by the coding sequence ATGGCATACGACAGACTCGCCGATGCCATCATCAAACACGCCAAGCTCATCCTGGTCGCCTGGATCGTCATCCTCCTGGTTGCCGCGGTTCCGGCCATCAACGCCTTCAGCAACATGAGCTACGACATGAATGAGATGGGCATCGATGAATCGGAATCGATGAAGGGCCTCGAGATCATCGGGACCTACTTCCCCTCGTCGGACGCCGACGCCTCGGCATTGCCGATGCTGGTTGTCGGGTATGATGACGCGGAGGAGCACGACCAGGCCCTCGCGATAGTCTCCGCTCTCCAGGAGAAGCGGGGCGAGTTCTTCGTCTACACCGACGAGGACGGAACGATCCACGAAAAGATATCGTCCATCAGCGCGATGATGGACACCGGCGTCACGAACGATCCGGAGACGGGCGAAGAGACCATCGTCCCCGGGATCCTGGTCCTCTCGCTCTCCTACAGCAGCGACTGGACAGGCAACGTTATCGACGACACCCCCGTCCTGAGGGACCAGATCGCAGCCGCGCTCGCCGACTACGAGACTGAGAACAACACCGAGTTCACCCTCTCGACCTACCTCACAGGCAACCCCGCCGTGTCCTACGACATGGAGAACGGTGCCATGGAGGACATCTCCCACATCGACATCTTCACCGTCCTCATGATCCTCATCCTGGTCGGACTGTTCTTCAGGTCCTTCATCACGTCGGCCATGCCGCCCGTGACCATGGGTGTGGCGTTCGCCGTCACCATGGGTCTGATTTACGGCCTGATGTACTTCATGGACATCTTCTTCATCACCGAGATCATGCTGCTCGTCTCCATGATGGGTGCCGGATGCGACTACTGCATCTTCATCCTGGCCCGTTACAGGGAGGAGAGGCGCGACGGCAAGGACCACCACGCGGCACTCCACAGCGCCATCAAGTGGGCCGGGGAGTCCATCACCATCTCCGGAGCCTCCGTCATCATCGGGTTCGGAGCCATGTCGATCTGCTCGTTCAGCATGATCTCCACCATGGGAATCTGTCTCGCCCTGGGCATCATCATCGCCCTGCTGGCCGCGCTCACGTTCATACCCTCGCTCCTCGAGGTCGTCGGGGACAGGATCTTCTGGCCCACCAAGATGAAGGAGTACGAGGAGGGCGGCAAGGCCACCAGGGGCTGGTTCGCCTGGAGCTCCAGGGTCGGCCACAAGTACTTCGACATCTCATCCAAGTTCACACTGAAACACGCCAAGGCGATCGCCATCGTCGCGGTGCTCGTCACCGTCCCGGCGGCGTACGTCGCACTCGAATCGGACACATCGTACGACATGACGAGCTCCCTGATGACCGGGGACTCGGAGAAGGGAATGGACCTCATCGGGGAGTACGCCGACCAGGGCATGATCTACCCCAACTACGTGCTCCTCGAGTACGACGAGCCCGTTGCCACCGTCGATATAGCGTACGACATCACAGGTCAGCCAGCAGGATACACCCTGACATGGAATGATAACTGGCTGAATAACCAGAAGCAAGCCCTCCAGGAGATGTCGTCCAAGTTCCAGGAAGACGAGAACATTACTAGCGTCCTGACTCCATACGAATGGAGCGACGTGATTGCCGCTTCTGGACAGAATGTAGACATCTCGATGTCGGATCTAATCGCTTTAGCGTCCACTGACCCCATGGCTGCCCTGTCGTATCTGAACGCAGCACAGGCAGTCGTTGATTACGCTCAGCAGAACGCTTACGCGACAGTCGCAATTGTATTAGAGAACATGTTCCCCGCCATGGTTCAGGAATATCGCGCGAACCTTGAGGCTATGCTCGCCATGTCTGGTAGCGATATCACGATTCCCGAGTTCCTGAAGGATCCTATCGCTACTTTCATGCTTGTGACATCTGGCGGTGCGAGCATCGATTACATTGTGAACTCGAACCTTGGCTACATCGGAGGCGACTTTGCCAACTCGGAAACTGGCACCGGAAACGTCACGTACGTGAAAGTATCCGCATCCACCCACGAAGCCGCCATGTCTCAGAGATCCATGGATTCCATCGCATACATGCAGAATGTCGTTAACGATGTCACCGGATCCATGGTTGGGGTCACAGCGACCTGGGTCACTGGAACCGCCGTCGTCATGTACGACATCTCCGAGATCATCTCCGGCGAGTTCACGCAGATCGAGATCCTCGTGGTCATCCTGATCATCATCCTGCTGTTCTTCGTGATGCGCTCGTACACCATCCCGCTCAGGTCGGTCGCGACCATCCTGATGAGCATATGCTGGACGCTGGCAGCCACGCACCTGATCTTCGGAGACGAGGTCACCTGGCTGATTCCGCTCATCCTGCTTGTGATCTGTCTAGGACTCGGAATGGACTACGACATCCTGCTCACGACGAGGATCAAGGAGAACGTCAGGGCGCACGGCATGTCCAACGACGAGGCCATCCACCACGCGGTGGTCCACTCCGGATCGGTCATCACCATCTGCGGACTGATCATGGGAGGGGCGTTCGGAACCCTGATGCTGTCCTCCATGGGCATGCTCCAGCAGTTCGGGTTCGCCCTCTGCTTCGCCATCCTGTGCGACGCGCTGATCGTCAGGACGTACATCGTCCCGGCCGTGATGCACCTGCTCGGCGACTGGAACTGGAAGGGACCCAGGTTCCTCATGACGAAGGCCGAGAGGGAGCAGCTGGACCAGAAGAAGTCCGAGTGA
- a CDS encoding sodium/solute symporter (Members of the Solute:Sodium Symporter (SSS), TC 2.A.21 as described in tcdb.org, catalyze solute:Na+ symport. Known solutes for members of the family include sugars, amino acids, nucleosides, inositols, vitamins, urea or anions, depending on the system.), whose protein sequence is MDAMTLLAFVIYFIALIIIGIHFWRTKDRDSMEDYILGGRSFGPYVSAMSAQASDMSGWLLMGLPGSIVLAGLGQAWIGIGLLIGSYCSWLFVAKRLRKHSVVSKNSLTMPEFFSNRFADHKGYLRIVCAVVILFFFTIYVGSGFQSCGIVLDMLLDNGGFEVGILVGGIVIILYTFLGGYKALCWTDFFQAILMVVVIVLVPLVIIGQTGWDTISAGWDELATSQGLEGYTSLFYNAGVPISAVVIISGLVWGLGYFGMPHIVVRYMSIRKVSEIKVARRVSLIWGILALSFICLLGVIAGVYLPDHGINIFDSSIYDSEYVFMYTAQQLFQDTAPFILGVVFAAILAAIMSTASSQLLVSASSITNDILAKTDRVHISAKNLMWLARGIVVVISIIGMCLALFGSDNIMGLVSYAWSGFGSAFSPVMILALFWKRMNWQGAMAAMITGFAVVVFWETFMDFTGMYSLFPGFVLAFIVAVVVAKLTPPPSQEVLDEFEAAQNYKDPEEA, encoded by the coding sequence ATGGACGCAATGACACTGCTCGCGTTCGTCATCTACTTCATTGCCCTGATCATCATCGGAATCCACTTCTGGAGGACGAAGGACAGGGACAGCATGGAGGACTACATCCTCGGGGGTAGATCGTTCGGACCTTATGTAAGCGCCATGTCGGCGCAGGCATCCGACATGAGCGGCTGGCTCCTGATGGGTCTCCCGGGATCCATCGTCCTCGCTGGTCTTGGACAGGCGTGGATCGGAATCGGCCTTCTGATCGGATCGTACTGCTCCTGGCTCTTCGTGGCCAAGAGACTCAGAAAACACTCAGTCGTATCGAAGAACTCCCTCACGATGCCCGAGTTCTTCTCCAACCGTTTCGCGGACCACAAGGGCTATCTCAGGATCGTCTGCGCCGTGGTCATCCTGTTCTTCTTCACGATTTACGTGGGATCCGGATTCCAGAGCTGCGGTATCGTCCTGGACATGCTCCTGGACAACGGCGGATTCGAGGTCGGAATCCTCGTCGGAGGAATCGTCATCATCCTGTACACCTTCCTCGGAGGGTACAAGGCGCTCTGCTGGACCGACTTCTTCCAGGCCATCCTGATGGTCGTCGTCATCGTTCTCGTCCCGCTCGTCATCATCGGGCAGACCGGATGGGACACCATCTCCGCCGGATGGGACGAGCTCGCGACATCCCAGGGCCTCGAGGGCTACACCAGCCTGTTCTACAACGCTGGCGTCCCGATCAGCGCCGTGGTCATCATATCCGGACTGGTATGGGGACTCGGGTACTTCGGAATGCCCCACATCGTCGTCAGGTACATGTCCATCAGGAAGGTCTCCGAGATCAAGGTCGCACGCAGGGTCTCCCTCATCTGGGGTATCCTGGCGCTCTCCTTCATCTGCCTCCTGGGAGTCATCGCGGGAGTATATCTGCCGGACCACGGCATCAACATATTCGACTCGTCGATTTACGACTCCGAATACGTGTTCATGTACACCGCCCAGCAGCTGTTCCAGGACACCGCGCCGTTCATCCTCGGAGTCGTGTTCGCGGCCATCCTCGCCGCCATCATGTCCACGGCGTCCTCCCAGCTCCTGGTGTCCGCCTCGTCCATCACCAACGACATCCTCGCCAAGACCGACAGGGTGCACATCTCCGCGAAGAACCTCATGTGGCTCGCCAGAGGCATCGTCGTCGTGATCTCCATCATCGGCATGTGCCTGGCGCTGTTCGGCAGCGACAACATCATGGGCCTGGTGTCCTACGCCTGGTCAGGATTCGGATCCGCGTTCTCACCGGTCATGATCCTCGCCCTGTTCTGGAAGCGCATGAACTGGCAGGGAGCCATGGCAGCCATGATCACCGGATTCGCCGTCGTGGTGTTCTGGGAGACGTTCATGGACTTCACCGGCATGTACTCCCTGTTCCCCGGATTCGTCCTGGCGTTCATAGTCGCGGTCGTCGTCGCGAAGCTCACCCCGCCCCCGTCGCAGGAGGTCCTGGACGAGTTCGAGGCCGCACAGAACTACAAGGATCCCGAGGAGGCCTGA
- a CDS encoding 4Fe-4S dicluster domain-containing protein, translating into MVTIKESECVGCGACVDVCPEGAITCDDIAVIDAAKCIDCGACIDECPSSAIE; encoded by the coding sequence ATGGTAACAATCAAAGAGTCCGAGTGTGTCGGCTGTGGAGCTTGCGTCGATGTGTGCCCCGAGGGTGCCATCACCTGCGACGACATCGCTGTCATCGATGCTGCCAAGTGCATCGACTGCGGTGCCTGCATCGACGAGTGCCCCTCCAGCGCCATCGAGTGA
- a CDS encoding ATP-binding cassette domain-containing protein — protein MILKYLRGREWAAIALCVVLIAFMVYLELEIPGYMSTITTEIVSPDTDMDVVYEDGGMMLLCAFGSLVVSIVVGGLAAWIATSFSRRLRDLEYSRVQSFSLEEMNRFSTSSLITRSTNDITQIQMTTAMGLMIMIRAPIMAVWAVMKILDKNWEWTMVTALAVVAIVTIISVIMLYAIPRFKRIQGLTDNVNRVTRENLAGIRVVRAYNAESYQEEKSETANRELTDTNLSANRALAVMFPTMMLVMNGLSLAIYWIGAMLIDAAGMPADKMVLFSDMIVFSSYAMQVVMSFIMLVMIFMILPRAMVASKRIQEVINTEPSIRDGHGADAPREGSVEFRNVSFRYPGTSGYVLHDVSFTASKGETVAFIGATGSGKTTIVDLIPRFYDATEGQVLVDGVDVREYRLHDLRDRIGYVPQKAFMFKGTVDSNVRYGDGSEEVTEEQVRRAVRIAQATEFVEAKEGQYESEVAQGGSNLSGGQKQRLSIARAVCRDPEIYIFDDSFSALDYRTDRVLRETLRNEISDATTLIVAQRIGTIMEADRIVVVDDGEVVGIGKHEELLRNCSVYLDIARSQFSDEELGI, from the coding sequence ATGATACTGAAATACCTCAGAGGCCGCGAATGGGCGGCCATAGCGCTGTGCGTGGTGCTGATCGCGTTCATGGTCTACCTGGAGCTGGAGATCCCCGGCTACATGTCCACGATCACGACCGAGATCGTCAGCCCCGACACGGACATGGACGTCGTCTACGAGGACGGCGGAATGATGCTGCTCTGCGCGTTCGGAAGCCTCGTCGTCTCGATCGTCGTGGGCGGACTGGCGGCCTGGATCGCGACGTCGTTCTCCAGACGCCTGAGGGACCTGGAGTACTCCAGGGTCCAGTCGTTCTCGCTGGAGGAGATGAACAGGTTCTCGACCTCGAGCCTCATCACCCGCTCCACCAACGACATCACGCAGATCCAGATGACCACCGCCATGGGCCTGATGATCATGATCAGGGCCCCCATCATGGCCGTCTGGGCAGTGATGAAGATCCTGGACAAGAACTGGGAGTGGACCATGGTCACGGCCCTGGCCGTCGTCGCGATAGTCACGATCATCTCGGTGATCATGCTCTACGCCATCCCCAGGTTCAAGAGGATCCAGGGTTTGACCGACAACGTCAACAGGGTCACGAGGGAGAACCTCGCCGGCATACGCGTGGTCCGCGCCTACAACGCGGAGTCATACCAGGAGGAGAAGTCCGAGACCGCCAACAGAGAGCTCACGGACACCAACCTGTCCGCCAACCGCGCCCTGGCCGTGATGTTCCCGACCATGATGCTGGTCATGAACGGGCTCTCTCTGGCCATCTACTGGATAGGCGCCATGCTGATCGACGCCGCCGGAATGCCGGCGGACAAGATGGTCCTCTTCTCGGACATGATCGTGTTCTCGTCCTACGCGATGCAGGTGGTCATGTCTTTCATCATGCTGGTCATGATCTTCATGATCCTGCCTCGTGCCATGGTGGCCTCCAAGCGTATCCAGGAGGTCATCAACACGGAGCCATCCATCAGGGACGGCCACGGCGCCGATGCGCCCCGCGAGGGGTCCGTGGAGTTCAGGAACGTCTCGTTCAGATACCCCGGCACGTCTGGGTACGTCCTGCACGACGTCAGCTTCACAGCGTCGAAGGGCGAGACAGTGGCGTTCATTGGCGCCACGGGAAGCGGCAAGACCACCATCGTGGACCTGATCCCCAGATTCTACGACGCCACCGAGGGACAGGTCCTGGTCGACGGAGTCGACGTACGCGAGTACAGGCTCCACGACCTCAGGGACAGGATAGGGTACGTCCCCCAGAAGGCGTTCATGTTCAAGGGGACCGTCGACTCCAACGTGAGGTACGGGGACGGCTCCGAGGAAGTCACCGAGGAGCAGGTCAGGAGGGCGGTCCGCATAGCCCAGGCGACGGAGTTCGTGGAGGCCAAGGAGGGCCAGTACGAGTCCGAAGTCGCCCAGGGCGGTTCCAACCTCTCGGGAGGCCAGAAGCAGAGGCTCTCCATCGCGAGGGCGGTCTGCCGCGACCCCGAGATATACATCTTCGACGACTCGTTCTCGGCCCTGGACTACAGGACCGACAGGGTGCTCAGGGAGACCCTGAGGAACGAGATATCCGACGCCACCACGCTGATCGTGGCGCAGAGGATAGGCACGATAATGGAGGCCGACAGGATCGTCGTCGTGGACGACGGCGAGGTCGTCGGCATAGGGAAGCACGAGGAGCTGCTCCGCAACTGCTCGGTGTACCTGGACATAGCCAGATCGCAGTTCTCCGACGAGGAGTTGGGAATATGA
- a CDS encoding ATP-binding cassette domain-containing protein, with product MSPAPRRGPHGHGPAMRGEKADDFRLAWRRLFQYMDRYRAPFIAALVIACVGTVLTLAGPNLISDVTDLIQEGLYGPMDLDGIVSICLILVALYALSAVLTFVQQYIMTTISQRTASNFRRDISTKINRLPLRYFDSNTTGDVMSRVTNDVDTLGQSMNQSISTMATAITLLGGSVIMMLYTNVTMAATAILSSLVGFAFMAVVMGRSQKYFERQQSDLGDMNGHVEEMYSGHLVMKAYGGEAAAKSDFDRINDSLYRSGFMSQFLGGMMMPFMNFIGNFGYVMVCIVGALLCIDGRISFGVIVAFMIYVRLFTQPLTQISQAVVSMQSVAAAAERVFEFLDEPEMEDESEKSVKLENVQGHVEFRDVRFGYSPDKEIIHGFSAEILPGQKVAIVGPTGAGKTTMVNLLMRFYEVNGGDILIDGVSTRDMRREDVHDLFCMVLQDTWLFEGTIRENIVYSKESVTDERLDEVCKAVGLYHYIQTLPDKYDTVLGDNANLSAGQRQQVTIARAMVDGSPLLILDEATSSVDTRTERVIQEAMDRLTEGRTSFVIAHRLSTIRNSDLILVMRDGNIVEQGTHDELLARGGFYADLYNSQFDPE from the coding sequence ATGAGCCCCGCACCTAGGAGAGGGCCCCACGGGCACGGCCCCGCGATGCGCGGGGAAAAGGCGGACGACTTCAGGCTGGCCTGGAGGAGGCTGTTCCAGTACATGGACCGCTACAGGGCCCCGTTCATCGCGGCCCTGGTGATCGCATGCGTCGGGACCGTCCTGACACTGGCCGGACCGAACCTGATCAGCGACGTCACCGACCTGATACAGGAGGGCCTCTACGGCCCGATGGACCTGGACGGAATAGTCTCGATATGCCTGATCCTCGTGGCGCTGTACGCCCTGAGCGCCGTCCTGACGTTCGTCCAGCAGTACATCATGACCACGATCTCCCAGAGGACGGCGTCCAACTTCCGTCGCGACATATCGACGAAGATCAACAGGCTCCCCCTACGCTACTTCGACTCCAACACCACAGGGGACGTCATGAGCCGCGTGACGAACGACGTGGACACCCTGGGGCAGTCCATGAACCAGAGCATCAGCACCATGGCGACGGCCATCACGCTGCTCGGCGGGTCCGTGATCATGATGCTGTACACCAACGTCACCATGGCCGCGACGGCGATCCTGTCGTCCCTGGTGGGGTTCGCGTTCATGGCGGTGGTCATGGGGAGGTCCCAGAAGTACTTCGAGCGCCAGCAGTCCGACCTAGGCGACATGAACGGCCATGTGGAGGAGATGTACTCCGGACACCTGGTCATGAAGGCCTACGGAGGGGAGGCCGCCGCGAAGAGCGACTTCGACAGGATCAACGACAGCCTGTACAGGTCCGGATTCATGTCCCAGTTCCTCGGCGGAATGATGATGCCGTTCATGAACTTCATCGGGAACTTCGGCTACGTCATGGTGTGCATCGTCGGTGCCCTGCTGTGCATCGACGGCAGGATCTCCTTCGGGGTCATCGTGGCGTTCATGATCTACGTCCGCCTGTTCACGCAGCCGCTGACGCAGATCTCCCAGGCAGTGGTCTCGATGCAGTCCGTGGCGGCCGCGGCCGAGAGGGTGTTCGAGTTCCTCGACGAGCCGGAGATGGAGGACGAGTCCGAGAAGTCGGTGAAGCTGGAGAACGTCCAGGGACACGTCGAGTTCAGGGACGTCCGCTTCGGGTACTCCCCGGACAAGGAGATCATCCACGGCTTCTCGGCGGAGATCCTGCCCGGGCAGAAGGTGGCCATCGTCGGCCCCACCGGGGCGGGCAAGACCACCATGGTGAACCTGCTCATGCGCTTCTACGAGGTGAACGGCGGGGACATCCTGATCGACGGCGTCTCGACGAGGGACATGAGACGCGAGGATGTGCACGACCTGTTCTGCATGGTCCTCCAGGACACATGGCTGTTCGAGGGCACCATCAGGGAGAACATTGTGTACAGCAAGGAGAGCGTCACCGACGAGAGGCTGGACGAGGTCTGCAAGGCGGTCGGCCTGTACCACTACATCCAGACCCTGCCGGACAAGTACGACACGGTGCTCGGCGACAACGCCAACCTCTCCGCCGGACAGAGGCAGCAGGTCACGATCGCCCGCGCGATGGTCGACGGTTCGCCGCTGCTGATCCTGGACGAGGCCACGAGCTCGGTCGACACCAGGACGGAGAGGGTCATCCAGGAAGCGATGGACCGCCTGACCGAGGGCAGGACGTCGTTCGTCATCGCCCACAGGCTGTCCACCATCAGGAACTCGGACCTGATCCTGGTCATGCGCGACGGCAACATCGTCGAGCAGGGCACCCACGACGAGCTCCTGGCCAGAGGAGGCTTCTACGCCGACCTGTACAACAGCCAGTTCGACCCGGAATGA
- a CDS encoding ATP-binding cassette domain-containing protein, with the protein MLIKAQSITKAFGPHKVLKDVSLQINEGDSIGLIGVNGAGKTTFLKIMLGEMKPDTGELTRNTERIGYLEQFAEDSPDVTVRDVLGRPYGHIENIKRRITEIEEQMMAGGDIDWNALAEENAALEAQLAKSDMDDEGNKIAALEKVGLSTDLMDRPMSTLSGGERTKVMLSRIVVQANDCDILVMDEPTSHLDITTVEWLEDYLIDSHCSVLVISHDRYFLDKIATRMLEIDHGKSREYKGNYSDFIMKKMIDLDRMEKEYKKYATQKKKQEEIARQLHADQWYMTTHKTREKLIAKMEEKEKPEKNREITVRIQAAHKSGKNVITTKNLSVEYDGRTVLSGVDLDIQKGDKVGIFGANGEGKSTLVKALLGLIPSRGDLWVAPGAKIGYYSQNHERLDMKLTAEEQLLQVTGKERRGEVRKLLARFLLFGEEVERPISTLSGGQRARVALCLMLLDETNVLVLDEPTNYLDIPAKHAVEEALVEYDGTIITVTHDRYFLDTVCTSVIEVKDGTAVEHTGTYSELRGRPNVREIVMDADEYRVLAPFTNWVTGRKYAKGDRVLVTPAEQKSFQWALDQGKLKKTGGRQRKKVDVKDEPSRK; encoded by the coding sequence ATGCTCATAAAAGCCCAGTCCATCACGAAGGCGTTCGGACCACACAAGGTCCTGAAGGATGTCAGCCTCCAGATCAACGAGGGGGACAGCATCGGCCTCATCGGGGTGAACGGGGCGGGCAAGACGACTTTTCTCAAGATCATGCTGGGCGAGATGAAGCCGGACACCGGCGAGCTCACCCGCAACACCGAGAGGATAGGGTACCTCGAACAGTTCGCCGAGGACTCCCCCGACGTCACCGTCCGCGACGTTCTCGGCAGGCCCTACGGCCACATCGAGAACATCAAACGCAGGATCACGGAGATCGAGGAGCAGATGATGGCCGGCGGCGACATCGACTGGAACGCGCTGGCCGAGGAGAACGCCGCCCTCGAGGCACAGCTCGCCAAGTCCGACATGGACGACGAGGGCAACAAGATCGCCGCCCTGGAGAAGGTCGGTCTCTCCACCGACCTCATGGACCGTCCGATGTCGACCCTCTCCGGAGGGGAGAGGACCAAGGTCATGCTCTCCAGGATCGTGGTCCAGGCCAACGACTGCGACATCCTCGTCATGGACGAACCGACCTCGCATCTGGATATCACCACCGTGGAGTGGCTGGAGGACTACCTAATCGACTCCCACTGCTCCGTCCTGGTCATCAGCCACGACAGGTACTTCCTCGACAAGATCGCCACACGCATGCTGGAGATCGACCACGGGAAGTCCCGCGAGTACAAGGGGAACTACTCCGACTTCATCATGAAGAAGATGATCGACCTGGACAGGATGGAGAAGGAGTACAAGAAGTACGCCACCCAGAAGAAGAAGCAGGAGGAGATCGCCAGGCAGCTCCACGCCGACCAGTGGTACATGACCACCCACAAGACCAGGGAGAAGCTCATCGCCAAGATGGAGGAGAAGGAGAAGCCCGAGAAGAACAGGGAGATCACCGTCAGGATCCAGGCCGCCCACAAGTCCGGGAAGAACGTCATCACCACCAAGAACCTAAGCGTGGAGTACGACGGGAGGACCGTCCTCTCCGGCGTCGACCTGGACATCCAGAAGGGGGACAAGGTCGGAATCTTCGGGGCCAACGGCGAGGGCAAGTCCACCCTCGTGAAGGCACTCCTGGGCCTGATCCCGTCGAGGGGGGACCTCTGGGTGGCGCCGGGCGCCAAGATCGGCTACTACTCCCAGAACCACGAGCGCCTGGACATGAAGCTCACAGCCGAGGAGCAGCTCCTGCAGGTCACCGGCAAGGAGCGCAGGGGTGAGGTCAGGAAGCTCCTGGCGAGGTTCCTGCTGTTCGGAGAGGAGGTCGAAAGGCCCATCTCCACCCTCTCCGGAGGACAGAGGGCCAGGGTCGCTCTGTGCCTGATGCTCCTCGACGAGACCAACGTCCTCGTCCTCGACGAGCCCACCAACTACCTTGACATCCCCGCCAAGCACGCAGTCGAGGAGGCCCTGGTGGAGTACGACGGCACGATCATCACGGTCACCCACGACAGGTACTTCCTGGACACCGTCTGCACCAGCGTCATCGAGGTCAAGGACGGCACCGCGGTGGAGCATACGGGCACGTACTCGGAGCTGAGGGGGAGGCCCAACGTCAGAGAGATCGTCATGGACGCGGACGAGTACCGCGTTCTGGCACCTTTCACGAACTGGGTCACCGGCAGGAAGTACGCCAAGGGCGACAGGGTGCTCGTGACACCTGCGGAGCAGAAGAGCTTCCAATGGGCCCTGGACCAGGGCAAGCTCAAGAAGACGGGCGGCCGCCAGAGGAAGAAGGTGGACGTCAAGGACGAGCCGAGTCGGAAGTGA
- a CDS encoding YigZ family protein, protein MDRIADYDTISDTREAEITLKGSRFIGIVMPCPSEGDIQPNLERVSQKYRDATHYCWAAVYDGSSRHERSSDNGEPSGTAGKPILFNLKGSGLSDIMCVVVRYFGGTLLGTGGLVHAYGETSKLALEGVARRTRRSCAVYRFTLDYGYYSQFENKMRDLMAKRPDCEYSDKVDVRAWIPVGKDEEFERRITDLTERHVRLWKMDDEYI, encoded by the coding sequence ATGGACCGCATCGCCGACTACGACACGATCTCGGACACAAGAGAGGCGGAGATCACCCTGAAGGGCTCTCGCTTCATCGGGATCGTCATGCCCTGCCCGTCGGAGGGCGACATCCAGCCCAACCTCGAGAGGGTTTCCCAGAAGTACAGGGACGCCACCCACTACTGCTGGGCCGCCGTGTACGACGGATCGTCCAGGCACGAGAGAAGCAGCGACAACGGGGAGCCGTCCGGCACCGCAGGGAAGCCGATACTGTTCAACCTCAAGGGGTCGGGGCTGTCGGACATCATGTGCGTGGTCGTCAGGTACTTCGGGGGCACTCTGCTCGGGACCGGCGGACTCGTCCACGCGTACGGCGAGACGTCGAAGCTCGCCCTCGAGGGTGTGGCGAGACGCACCAGGAGGTCGTGCGCGGTGTACAGGTTCACCCTCGACTACGGCTACTACAGCCAGTTCGAGAACAAGATGCGCGACCTTATGGCGAAGCGCCCTGATTGCGAGTACTCCGACAAGGTGGACGTGAGGGCATGGATACCCGTGGGCAAGGACGAAGAGTTCGAGCGCAGGATCACCGACCTGACGGAGAGGCACGTCAGGCTCTGGAAGATGGACGACGAGTACATCTGA